The DNA window GTCCGGGAGCTGAAATCTATTGTGCCTGACGGTGATTTGTCCGAGACACTCGCGGAAGCAGCACTATTCACGGACGCGGACAAGGAAGCCGCAGACAATGACGCTGTAGGACTATTGACCCTCCACGCCTCAAAGGGACTCGAATTTCCCGTTGTGTTCATTGTCGGAATGGAGGAAGATGTTTTCCCTCACTCGCGCTCAAAGGACAATGAAGACGAACTAGAAGAGGAGCGGCGGCTGTGCTACGTCGGAATGACACGGGCGGAAGAAAGGCTCTACCTTACGGCGGCGCGTTCGCGTGGGCTTTACGGCGGTGTTCAGCATAATGAATTGTCGCGCTTCCTTTTTGAGATCCCGGACGAATGCAAGCAGACCGATGACAGGGGCAGAAGCTCATCATTCCGGGACAATACCAGGACATTTTACCAACGGGGGCGGAAATATGGCGGTTACGGCGGTTACAGGGGAAATCGGAGCTGGTAAATCTACCCTTTCACGGATATTATCACGCCTCATGAAGTGCGCTGTGATTGACGCGGACAAAATCGCCGCTGAAATTTGGACTCGCCCGGACGTTATTGGGATTTTTGCTGACAGGTGGAGCAGTGATATTCTTGACGCTGACGGAAATATTATCCGGCCAGTAATCGCGCAGCACATTTTCACGGACGACCAAGAGCACAAATTCTGCGACTCTGTGATTCACCCGCTTGTGATGGCTGAGATTCACCGTCTCACAGAAAATATTGACGCTGTAGCCGAAATTCCCCTTTTGCCGGAAGCCGGGCGGCCTGAATGGGTTTCACGTGTGATTTATACTGAGGCTGATTTTGTCGTCAGGGCTGAAAGGTGCAGGAAGTCCCGCGGATGGAGCTATGACGAGCTGAGGCGGCGCGAGAAATTTTTACTCCCGAAAAGTGAAAGGCTTGCGGTTTGCGACTATGTTATACGGACAGAAGGCAGCCTGTCAGATTTGCGCGCTCAGGCTGTGAAGTTATTACAGGAGATTGAAACATGAACAACAAAAACGAAGTTCCCGAAAGGAAAGACATTCCCGAAAAATTCAGATGGAATCTTGAGGCTATATACCCCGATTTTGACGCATGGCAGAAATCATACGATGACACGTCAGCAAAAGTTGAAGCCCTGAAGGATTACGCCGGGAAACTCGGCGGAGGGTCGGCGACTCTTCTTGCGTTCATTAAGGCAGATGAGGCAGTATCGCTTGAGCTTGAGCGGCTTTACGTCTACGCGAACATGAAGAGCCATGAAGACCTGCGCGAGGCAAAGCCTATGGAGCTTGCCGGGATGGCCGAGTCCCTCATGGTGAAATATTCTGCGGCTGTGGCGTTCTTTGAGCCGGAAATTTTAGCCCTCCCGCATGACTATATAAATGACTGCATAAAGAATGAGCATGAGCTTACCCGCTATGAATTTTTCTTCCGCAAGTTACTGCGCGAACGTGAGCATATTTTGCCGCATGAGCAGGAAATACTTTTAGCCCAAGCCGGGGAAGTCATGTCTACACCGTCAAACGCATTCACCCTCCTTACTGACGCGGATATGAAGTTCCCCGACATCACGGACGAGGACGGCAATACGTCAGAGCTTACAGAGGAAAGATGGTACAGGTTCAGCAGGAGCCGTAACAGGCAGGTGCGTCATGATGCCTTCATGGGTGTTTACGGGACTTACGCGAAATTCAAGAACGCAATCGCCGCGCTTTATTCCGGCTCGGTGAAGGGGGACATATTCACATCACAGGCGCGAAAGTACGCAAGCTCGCTCGACATGGCACTGTTCGCGGAGAATGTCCCGGAAGATGTTTACGGCCATGTTGTAGACACAGCCCGGAAATATTCGCCCTCACTGCACAGACTCGCAGCACTCCGCAAAAAAGTTTTGGGACTCAGCGATTTTCACTTCTACGACTTGAACGCGCCTTTGACCGCAGAGCCTGAGACGCGAATCGATTTCCCGGAAGCTGTTGACATTGCCGTGAAAGCATTAGCCCCGCTCGGTGATGAGTACATTGCTGACTTTAAGCGCGGGATTTCGGAGCGTTGGATCGACATTTACGAGAACAAGGGCAAACGCAAGGGCGCATATTCATGGGGTGCTTACGGTACACAGCCGTATGTTTTGCTGAACTATGACGGGACAATTCACGATGTCTTCACGCTCGTCCATGAGATGGGACACAGTATGCACAGCTATTATTCACGAAAGACTCAGCCGCAGGTTTACGCCGATTACACGATATTGCTGGCTGAAGTCGCGTCAACAACAAATGAAGCCCTGCTGTTAGAGTACCTTCTCAGAAATTCGCCCAGTCCCGAAAATCGGAAATGGCTTCTGAGCTACTATTATGACATGGTTCGGGCAACGTTCTTCCGTCAGGCAATGTTCGCGGAATTTGAGCGGGAGACTCACTCATACGCTGAGGGGGGCGGAGTCCTCACGCCGGATTATCTCTGCTCTTTGTGGGAGAAACTGAACGCGGACTATTACGGGCCGGAAATGGTGATTGACACGGAGCTTTGCGCGGAATGGGCGCGGATTCCTCACTTCTACACGGCGTTTTACGTGTATAAATATGTTACGGGGTTCACGGCGGCTAATGCGTTTGCGTCATCGATACTTTCAGGGGAGGAAAAAGCGGTAGAAAGATATTTGCGATTCCTCAAGAGCGGGGGAAGTGATTACAGCCTGAATATTT is part of the Synergistaceae bacterium genome and encodes:
- the pepF gene encoding oligoendopeptidase F; protein product: MNNKNEVPERKDIPEKFRWNLEAIYPDFDAWQKSYDDTSAKVEALKDYAGKLGGGSATLLAFIKADEAVSLELERLYVYANMKSHEDLREAKPMELAGMAESLMVKYSAAVAFFEPEILALPHDYINDCIKNEHELTRYEFFFRKLLREREHILPHEQEILLAQAGEVMSTPSNAFTLLTDADMKFPDITDEDGNTSELTEERWYRFSRSRNRQVRHDAFMGVYGTYAKFKNAIAALYSGSVKGDIFTSQARKYASSLDMALFAENVPEDVYGHVVDTARKYSPSLHRLAALRKKVLGLSDFHFYDLNAPLTAEPETRIDFPEAVDIAVKALAPLGDEYIADFKRGISERWIDIYENKGKRKGAYSWGAYGTQPYVLLNYDGTIHDVFTLVHEMGHSMHSYYSRKTQPQVYADYTILLAEVASTTNEALLLEYLLRNSPSPENRKWLLSYYYDMVRATFFRQAMFAEFERETHSYAEGGGVLTPDYLCSLWEKLNADYYGPEMVIDTELCAEWARIPHFYTAFYVYKYVTGFTAANAFASSILSGEEKAVERYLRFLKSGGSDYSLNILRRAGVDLTSDEPFERTMKFFDERLDAWDK
- the coaE gene encoding dephospho-CoA kinase (Dephospho-CoA kinase (CoaE) performs the final step in coenzyme A biosynthesis.) → MAVTAVTGEIGAGKSTLSRILSRLMKCAVIDADKIAAEIWTRPDVIGIFADRWSSDILDADGNIIRPVIAQHIFTDDQEHKFCDSVIHPLVMAEIHRLTENIDAVAEIPLLPEAGRPEWVSRVIYTEADFVVRAERCRKSRGWSYDELRRREKFLLPKSERLAVCDYVIRTEGSLSDLRAQAVKLLQEIET